The following coding sequences are from one Saccharomyces cerevisiae S288C chromosome X, complete sequence window:
- the CDC6 gene encoding AAA family ATPase CDC6 (Essential ATP-binding protein required for DNA replication; component of the pre-replicative complex (pre-RC) which requires ORC to associate with chromatin and is in turn required for Mcm2-7p DNA association; dual role as a mitotic cyclin-dependent kinase inhibitor, that binds to and inhibits Cdc28p/Clb2p along with Sic1p, contributing to mitotic exit; homologous to S. pombe Cdc18p; relocalizes from nucleus to cytoplasm upon DNA replication stress; degraded in response to plasma membrane stress) — translation MSAIPITPTKRIRRNLFDDAPATPPRPLKRKKLQFTDVTPESSPEKLQFGSQSIFLRTKALLQKSSELVNLNSSDGALPARTAEYEQVMNFLAKAISEHRSDSLYITGPPGTGKTAQLDMIIRQKFQSLPLSLSTPRSKDVLRHTNPNLQNLSWFELPDGRLESVAVTSINCISLGEPSSIFQKIFDSFQDLNGPTLQIKNMQHLQKFLEPYHKKTTFVVVLDEMDRLLHANTSETQSVRTILELFLLAKLPTVSFVLIGMANSLDMKDRFLSRLNLDRGLLPQTIVFQPYTAEQMYEIVIQKMSSLPTIIFQPMAIKFAAKKCAGNTGDLRKLFDVLRGSIEIYELEKRFLLSPTRGSLNSAQVPLTPTTSPVKKSYPEPQGKIGLNYIAKVFSKFVNNNSTRTRIAKLNIQQKLILCTIIQSLKLNSDATIDESFDHYIKAITKTDTLAPLQRNEFLEICTILETCGLVSIKKTKCKGKTKRFVDKIDVDLDMREFYDEMTKISILKPFLH, via the coding sequence ATGTCAGCTATACCAATAACTCCAACTAAGCGTATCAGAAGAAATCTATTTGACGATGCTCCAGCAACGCCTCCACGacctttgaaaagaaaaaagttgcAGTTCACAGATGTTACACCAGAATCATCCCCAGAAAAACTGCAGTTTGGCTCACAgtctatttttttgaggaCAAAGGCACTTTTGCAGAAGTCATCTGAGCTAGTCAACTTGAATAGCAGCGATGGTGCATTGCCAGCAAGAACAGCAGAGTACGAACAAGTTATGAATTTTTTGGCGAAGGCAATTTCTGAACACAGGTCCGATTCACTGTACATCACGGGTCCGCCTGGCACTGGCAAGACTGCCCAGCTTGATATGATTATAAGACAGAAGTTCCAGTCCCTCCCATTGTCGCTCTCCACGCCACGCTCGAAGGACGTGCTGAGACATACGAATCCGAACTTGCAGAATTTGTCCTGGTTTGAATTGCCCGATGGAAGGCTAGAATCCGTGGCGGTAACCAGTATTAATTGTATATCGTTGGGAGAGCCGTCCTCCATTTTCCAGAAGATTTTCGATTCCTTCCAAGATCTGAATGGCCCAACAttgcaaataaaaaacatgCAGCATCTACAGAAGTTCTTAGAGCCTTATCATAAGAAAACTACGTTTGTGGTTGTGTTGGACGAGATGGACAGGCTATTGCATGCTAACACGAGCGAGACACAATCAGTTAGAACTATTCTTGAATTATTCCTTTTGGCGAAATTGCCTACTGTGAGTTTTGTGTTAATCGGTATGGCTAATAGTCTAGATATGAAAGATAGGTTTCTTTCCAGGTTAAATTTGGACAGAGGGTTGTTACCGCAAACTATAGTTTTTCAGCCATACACTGCTGAGCAAATGTATGAAATCgtcattcaaaaaatgagtAGTCTGCCCACTATTATCTTCCAACCGATGGCCATCAAATTCGCAGCAAAGAAGTGTGCTGGAAATACGGGTGACCTTCGAAAACTTTTTGATGTCTTAAGGGGAAGTATCGAAATCTATGAGTTAGAAAAGCGGTTTCTGCTTTCACCAACAAGAGGATCATTGAACTCTGCGCAAGTTCCTTTGACGCCAACTACTTCTCCGGTAAAGAAATCGTATCCAGAACCACAAGGTAAAATAGGCTTGAACTACATAGCCAAGGTCTTCTCAAAATTCGTGAACAATAATTCTACGAGAACGAGGATAGCCAAACTAAACATCCAGCAAAAATTAATTCTTTGCACCATAATTCAATCACTGAAGCTAAATTCCGATGCTACAATCGACGAATCGTTTGATCATTATATCAAAGCGATAACAAAAACTGATACTTTAGCACCATTGCAgagaaatgaatttttggaaatctGTACAATTTTAGAAACTTGTGGGCTGGTTTCAATCAAAAAGACAAAGTGTAAAGGGAAAACCAAGAGATTTGTTGATAAGATTGATGTTGATCTCGACATGCGAGAATTTTATGATGAGATGaccaaaatttcaattttgaaacCTTTCCTTCACTAG
- the UBP12 gene encoding putative ubiquitin-specific protease UBP12 (Ubiquitin-specific protease; cleaves ubiquitin from ubiquitinated proteins; present in the nucleus and cytoplasm) codes for MGSSDVSSRECSLVYNEDPDFTDGTTPCDRLGVDLMNVLDDKDEIKQESVPVSDREIEDTESDASAVSSFASANELIAEPHAASETNLGTNGQDGRNVLEQQRDVVARLIEENKETQKEGDKVCIVPKVWYDKFFDPDVTDPEDIGPINTRMICRDFENFVLEDYNRCPYLSIAEPVFNFLSEIYGMTSGSYPVVTNLVINQTTGELETEYNKWFFRLHYLTEKQDGRKRRHGQDDSIMYLSMSALNLVRDLVEKSMNLFFEKADHLDVNAVDFKIWFVSEGSDIATDSNVSTFLNSSYEITPLQFLELPIKKLLIPDMFENRLDKITSNPSDLVIEIKPIEGNHHWPSNYFAYNKLEPASGTTGLVNLGNTCYMNSALQCLVHIPQLRDYFLYDGYEDEINEENPLGYHGYVARAFSDLVQKLFQNRMSIMQRNAAFPPSMFKSTIGHFNSMFSGYMQQDSQEFLAFLLDSLHEDLNRIIKKEYTEKPSLSPGDDVNDWNVVKKLADDTWEMHLKRNCSVITDLFVGMYKSTLYCPECQNVSITFDPYNDVTLPLPVDTVWDKTIKIFPMNSPPLLLEVELSKSSTYMDLKNYVGKMSGLDPNTLFGCEIFSNQIYVNYESTESNAQFLTLQELIKPADDVIFYELPVTNDNEVIVPVLNTRIEKGYKNAMLFGVPFFITLKEDELNNPGAIRMKLQNRFVHLSGGYIPFPEPVGNRTDFADAFPLLVEKYPDVEFEQYKDILQYTSIKVTDKDKSFFSIKILSVEKEQQFASNNRTGPNFWTPISQLNLDKATDIDDKLEDVVKDIYNYSSLVDCAEGVLMQVDDEGDTEGSEAKNFSKPFQSGDDEENKETVTNNENVNNTNDRDEDMELTDDVEEDASTEPELTDKPEALDKIKDSLTSTPFAILSMNDIIVCEWSELGSNEAFSDDKIYNWENPATLPNKELENAKLERSNAKERTITLDDCLQLFSKPEILGLTDSWYCPTCKEHRQATKQIQLWNTPDILLIHLKRFESQRSFSDKIDATVNFPITDLDLSRYVVYKDDPRGLIYDLYAVDNHYGGLGGGHYTAYVKNFADNKWYYFDDSRVTETAPENSIAGSAYLLFYIRRHKDGNGLGSSKLQEIIQKSRHGYDERIKKIYDEQMKLYEFNKTDEEEDVSDDMIECNEDVQAPEYSNRSLEVGHIETQDCNDEDDNDDGERTNSGRRKLRLLKKVYKNNSGLGSSSTSEISEGCPENEVADLNLKNGVTLESPE; via the coding sequence ATGGGTTCTTCAGATGTTTCAAGTCGTGAATGTTCATTGGTTTATAATGAAGATCCCGATTTCACCGATGGCACAACACCATGTGATCGGTTGGGAGTGGACTTGATGAATGTTCTAGATGACAAGGATGAAATAAAGCAAGAGTCTGTCCCAGTCTCAGATCGTGAAATTGAGGATACGGAATCCGATGCTTCCGCTGTTTCTTCATTTGCTAGCGCTAATGAGTTAATAGCTGAGCCACACGCTGCAAGTGAAACTAATCTTGGAACTAATGGTCAAGATGGAAGAAATGTCTTAGAACAACAAAGAGACGTGGTTGCTAGACtaatagaagaaaacaaggaAACGCAAAAAGAGGGTGATAAAGTCTGTATTGTCCCCAAGGTTTGGTACGATAAATTTTTCGACCCCGATGTTACCGATCCTGAAGATATAGGCCCTATTAATACACGCATGATTTGCAGAgactttgaaaattttgtgCTTGAGGATTACAATAGATGTCCGTATCTGTCTATTGCAGAGCctgttttcaattttctatCAGAAATTTACGGCATGACAAGTGGCTCTTACCCAGTGGTAACTAATTTGGTTATCAACCAAACCACAGGGGAGTTAGAGACAGAATACAATAAATGGTTTTTCAGACTACATTACCTGACCGAAAAACAAGACGGGAGGAAAAGGAGGCATGGCCAGGACGATTCAATAATGTACCTCTCGATGTCTGCGTTGAATTTAGTACGTGATTTGGTTGAAAAGAGTATGAATCtgttttttgagaaagcTGATCATCTAGACGTGAATGCGGTGGATTTTAAAATTTGGTTTGTGTCAGAGGGATCTGATATTGCCACAGATAGCAATGTTAGtacttttttgaattcttcatATGAAATAACTCCGCTTCAATTTCTCGAACTACCGATAAAGAAACTACTAATACCAGACATGTTTGAAAACCGTTTAGACAAGATAACTTCAAATCCGAGTGACCTTGTCATAGAAATTAAACCTATAGAAGGGAATCACCATTGGCCTTCAAACTATTTTGCTTATAATAAACTCGAACCAGCATCAGGTACTACTGGTTTGGTCAATTTGGGAAATACATGTTACATGAATTCTGCGTTGCAATGCCTGGTACACATTCCGCAGTTGCGTGATTATTTCCTTTATGATGGTTATGAAGACGAAatcaatgaagaaaatcCTCTTGGGTACCACGGCTATGTGGCTAGGGCATTTAGTGACTTGGTTCAGAAGTTGTTTCAAAACAGGATGAGCATAATGCAAAGAAATGCTGCTTTCCCCCCTTCAATGTTCAAATCCACTATCGGGCACTTTAATTCGATGTTTTCTGGTTATATGCAACAGGATTCTCAAGAATTTTTAGCCTTCCTGTTAGACAGTTTACATGAAGATTTGAACAGgataataaagaaagaatacaCAGAAAAACCATCATTATCTCCTGGTGATGACGTGAATGATTGGAATGTAGTCAAGAAACTGGCAGACGATACTTGGGAGATGCATTTAAAGAGAAATTGTTCCGTTATAACGGATTTATTTGTCGGGATGTACAAATCAACGCTATATTGTCCCGAATGTCAAAATGTTTCTATAACGTTTGACCCGTATAATGATGTTACATTGCCGCTTCCGGTTGATACAGTGTGGGATAAAActataaaaatttttcccATGAACTCTCCACCACTTCTTCTTGAAGTTGAGTTAAGCAAATCGTCCACTTATATGGACTTGAAGAATTATGTTGGTAAAATGTCGGGCCTAGATCCAAATACACTATTTGGCTGTGAGATTTTCAGTAATCAAATCTATGTTAACTATGAGTCAACAGAGTCGAATGCTCAATTTTTAACCTTGCAGGAATTGATCAAACCTGCTGATGACGTTATTTTTTATGAATTACCAGTAACAAATGACAATGAAGTAATTGTTCCCGTATTGAATActagaattgaaaaaggctACAAAAATGCAATGTTATTTGGAGTCCCTTTCTTTATTACgttaaaagaagatgaattGAATAATCCAGGTGCAATAAGAATGAAATTGCAAAACAGGTTTGTCCATTTAAGTGGTGGGTATATCCCATTTCCTGAACCTGTAGGAAATCGAACCGATTTTGCTGATGCTTTTCCATTATTAGTAGAAAAATATCCAGATGTTGAATTTGAACAATATAAAGATATACTACAGTATACGTCTATTAAGGTGACTGACAAGGAtaaatcctttttttccatcaaGATTCTGTCTGTAGAAAAAGAGCAGCAATTTGCTAGTAATAACCGAACAGGGCCTAATTTCTGGACCCCTATCTCCCAGTTAAACCTTGACAAAGCTACAGATATAGACGATAAACTTGAAGATGTGGTGAAGGATATCTACAATTATTCATCCTTAGTAGATTGTGCTGAAGGGGTCCTTATGCAAGTGGATGATGAGGGAGATACCGAGGGTAGTGAAGCaaagaatttttccaaGCCCTTCCAATCGggagatgatgaagaaaataaagaaactgtaacaaataatgaaaatgtaaATAATACTAATGATCGGGATGAAGATATGGAACTAACAGatgatgttgaagaagatgcaAGTACAGAGCCAGAATTAACAGATAAGCCAGAGGCGTTAGATAAAATTAAGGATAGCTTGACTTCCACTCCGTTTGCGATTCTTTCTATGAATGATATTATTGTTTGTGAGTGGAGCGAATTGGGTTCAAATGAGGCATTTTCCgatgataaaatatataaCTGGGAAAATCCAGCTACTTTGCCTAACAAAGAGTTGGAGAACGCTAAGTTGGAAAGATCTAACGCTAAGGAAAGAACCATAACCTTGGACGATTGTCTCCAATTATTTTCCAAACCAGAAATACTAGGATTAACCGATTCGTGGTACTGCCCTACATGCAAGGAACATCGTCAGGCTACCAAACAAATACAACTTTGGAATACACCAGATATTCTGCTAATTCACCTTAAAAGGTTTGAAAGTCAAAGGTCTTTTAGCGATAAAATTGATGCCACGGTTAATTTCCCCATTACAGATTTGGATCTGTCGAGGTACGTTGTCTATAAAGATGATCCCAGAGGTTTAATCTATGACCTGTATGCAGTAGATAACCACTATGGTGGTTTGGGTGGTGGGCACTATACCGCGTACGTAAAGAATTTTGCCGACAATAAATGGTACTATTTTGATGATTCTCGAGTAACTGAAACTGCGCCAGAAAATAGTATAGCTGGATCGGCTTATTTGCTATTTTACATTCGCCGTCATAAAGATGGCAATGGATTAGGCAGCTCTAAACTACAGGAAATAATCCAAAAGTCACGCCACGGATATGATGAGCGTATCAAAAAGATATACGATGAACAGATGAAGTTGTATGAATTTAATAAGACTGACGAGGAGGAAGATGTTTCTGATGATATGATAGAATGTAATGAAGATGTGCAGGCCCCTGAATATAGTAATCGTAGTTTGGAGGTTGGGCATATTGAAACTCAGGACTGCAACGACGAagatgacaatgatgatggtgaGAGGACAAATTCAGGTAGGAGAAAGTTAAGattgttgaaaaaagtCTACAAGAATAATTCAGGCTTGGGTTCATCGAGTACGTCTGAAATATCTGAGGGATGCCCAGAAAACGAAGTCGCtgatttgaatttaaaaaatggtGTGACACTAGAATCGCCAGAATAA
- the ELO1 gene encoding fatty acid elongase ELO1 (Elongase I, medium-chain acyl elongase; catalyzes carboxy-terminal elongation of unsaturated C12-C16 fatty acyl-CoAs to C16-C18 fatty acids; ELO1 has a paralog, ELO2, that arose from the whole genome duplication) produces MVSDWKNFCLEKASRFRPTIDRPFFNIYLWDYFNRAVGWATAGRFQPKDFEFTVGKQPLSEPRPVLLFIAMYYVVIFGGRSLVKSCKPLKLRFISQVHNLMLTSVSFLWLILMVEQMLPIVYRHGLYFAVCNVESWTQPMETLYYLNYMTKFVEFADTVLMVLKHRKLTFLHTYHHGATALLCYNQLVGYTAVTWVPVTLNLAVHVLMYWYYFLSASGIRVWWKAWVTRLQIVQFMLDLIVVYYVLYQKIVAAYFKNACTPQCEDCLGSMTAIAAGAAILTSYLFLFISFYIEVYKRGSASGKKKINKNN; encoded by the coding sequence ATGGTAAGTgattggaaaaatttttgcCTCGAGAAAGCCTCTAGGTTTCGCCCAACAATAGATAGGcctttttttaatatttatttGTGGGACTATTTCAATCGTGCGGTTGGGTGGGCCACTGCAGGTCGCTTCCAGCCAAAGGATTTTGAGTTTACCGTTGGGAAGCAGCCTTTGAGTGAACCTCGTCCGGTACTGCTTTTTATTGCCATGTATTATGTGGTTATATTTGGCGGGAGGTCCCTGGTAAAGTCATGTAAACCTCTCAAGTTGAGATTTATTTCTCAAGTCCATAACTTGATGTTGACTTctgtttcctttttatgGTTGATTTTGATGGTGGAACAGATGCTACCCATAGTGTATCGCCATGGGCTGTATTTTGCTGTTTGTAATGTTGAATCGTGGACGCAACCGATGGAGACATTATATTATCTCAACTATATGACAAAGTTTGTGGAGTTCGCAGACACTGTCTTGATGGTGTTGAAACATAGAAAGTTGACTTTCCTACATACATACCATCATGGTGCTACAGCTTTACTGTGCTATAATCAATTGGTTGGTTACACAGCAGTTACATGGGTTCCTGTCACCTTAAACTTAGCTGTTCACGTTCTTATGTATTGGTATTATTTCCTTTCTGCTAGCGGAATTCGTGTTTGGTGGAAAGCCTGGGTTACAAGACTACAAATTGTGCAGTTCATGCTTGATCTCATTGTCGTTTATTACGTGCTTTATCAGAAGATTGTTGCTgcatatttcaaaaatgctTGTACTCCACAGTGTGAGGATTGCTTAGGTTCAATGACGGCTATTGCTGCTGGTGCAGCCATTCTTACATCCTACttgtttttgttcatcTCTTTCTATATTGAGGTTTACAAACGTGGAAGTGCTAGTGGtaagaagaagatcaacaaaaacaatTAA